The DNA sequence TGCATGTTTGAACTCATCATCCAAACTAAAGAAATAGTCAGTAATAGCTTGATTTTGAACAAGAAGTTTCCCAACTCTTACTCGTTGTGTATTTGTCAATCCATTGATCTTTTTAAGTTCACTAAATAATCTCATCCTCCTGTCAGCAGCGTCAGCGTGATGTTGAAAACAATTGGCAAGTCTGGCAATGCTCTCACAAGAAGCCGCATGGATCTTACTCCATTGTTTTACTGCATCAATCAACAAGCAAACTAATGCATCTTCACTCCTAAATCTCTTCCTATTCATTTTACCTGATATTGATGAGTCTGAACGTGAGCTAGTCTGACTAGCGCTGGCAACACCATCCAACGCGTCCAATGGATTGGAAGTAATTTCAATGTTATCATTCTCAATATCTTTAGCAATTTCTTCAACCATGTTAGGCAATCCCTTTGCAGTGGCACCTTCTTCAGTAGCTCCATTCTTTGCAATTGCAAATACAACTATTAACTCATCATAATGAGGAAAGGACTTGTATCTTAAACCTTTGGCACTTGGATGACTCTGAAAATAGAAAGATAGatagaaagacaaaaaaaaattgaacaacTACATGAGAAGTCAAAGTACTTAAACAAAGaattcaacaaaataaaatattattaacctTAACCCATTCATCAAACACATTTTTGTCAGACACAATACACTTTTCCTCTGCATTCCATTCAAATCTATTAGCAGAATCCCCCAACATGTCAGAAATTGCATGACATTGTTTTTTCAATATCTTGATGCGAGAATCAATATGTGGATGTGCTTTAAGTTCACATCGAGGAATCTTCTCATGCAACAATTTCTCTAATTGCTGTAGGTAGCCATTCTTGAAGGTACTACCATTGTTGgatgagtaatttgcggcaaaacccccttaactatcaatttacttgcaaaaaaccatccaacctcatattttggtgggaaaaccctccaaagtactaTTCTGTTTACATTTTAAGATGCCGTCTGTCCAGCTCataattttgcccacgtggcaatgacaagtcactaaaaaattatcctatgtggccatattttacaaaataaaaataaaactttaagagtaatttgcggcaaaactcccccaactatcaatttacttgcaaaaaaccatctaaaaaactttaaggttggatggttttttgcaagtaaattgatagttgagggagttttgccgcaaattactcttaaattttttgtttttattttaatttttattttgtaaaatatggccacgtaggataattttttattgacctgtcattgccacgtgggcaaaattaagACTTAACGAGGCTGAATAGACGACACCTTAAAATTGTAAACGAaacagtactttggagggttttcccaacaaaatatgaggttggatggttttttgcaagtaaattgatagttgagggggttttgccgcaaattactttcCAATTCCCATTATTGATTAGACACAATAAACACTCTACTAACTTAGAATCCTCAAATGCAGTCCATTGATGTTTCTTTCCTCCAATTTTTATAGATTGCTCAGCAGGATCCATTCTGTTCATGTAGATAAACATctcaaataatacaaaaaaaaaatgatcaaaatatCCAGAAAAGTAATCTCATAACAAACATGCTACTTAAAACACAGTATGCGAcactatttttgttttgtttgtttcaTATGCTACTTAACTTtgatcatatataaatataatcgtATTTGAAACAGAATACTCGAAAGTTTTAACAGAAATgtcgtaaaagaaattgaatACCTGTTGATTCAGTTTCTAGAATTCGTTCCCATTCTCTGCAAGGTCGAATCAAGCCATAACAATGAGAAATCTCTTACAAATTCTGACAATGGTCATAAGTAACTAGTTAAGGTAGAGGGAAGAGTAGTGGAGAGTGGATGGAGACGACGAAGAGAATAACTGACAGACCACGATTTTGCATTGCCATTAGATGGTATTTTGGGCCTGGGCCCAATTAAAAGTTTCAGCCCGGCCCATTCATATTTAACATTTTGTAATTTGCTCTCACTATTTCTGGGGCTGGCAATTTTCTTTTCTCTATGATCTCTTTTGGAAGCGTTCCAGTACGGTGGTGGGGTTTGGTTTCAAATTCGTAAAAGGTAACGTCGAAACAAAGTACTGATCTTTtatcctttcctttttcttttgttttttcagTTGTCTACAATATATTTGGTTATAGTGTTGGTAATATCATGATTAAACTTAATAATCCAAATTGGGTGTCTTGGAAAATGAGAATGGAGGATTATCTTTACTGTGAAGATTTGCACAAAAAACCCATCGAAGGGGATGATGCTAGGCCCAAAGAGATGTCAGATGAAGAATGGTATGTTCTGAATCGAAAGGCGGTTGGAAAGATTAGGCTGTGTATGGATGAGAGTTTAATTCATCATGTAGCTCTAGAAACAAATGCTAGAACTCTGGCTGAAATTAAATTCTTTGTTCAAGAAGAGAACCGCGGCTACTAAGACTTTTTTAGTTAAAATCTTATTCTACATGAAATACAAAAAGGGTATATTGTGCTATGAATGTGGCACTAGATGATGATCTAAAAGCCCATATGCGTTTGGCTTCTTTGCCAGATGAGCTAATAAAGTCAGTATGTAATTGTGTTCCTAGTGATAATGGTGAGCTTTGTTTGTATTTGGTCAAAAGCAAACTGTTTGAGGAAGATACTAGGAGGAAAATTGCAGCTTTGGGCTCATCTAGTGTTGGATCAAGTTCAGATAGTAAAGAATAAAACAAGTAGAAGTCCAAGTAGTGGAATGAAATTTCAGAGCAGATCACAAGCGAAAGATGAAAGGAAATGCTACCATTGTGGTAAGGAGGGTCACATAAGAAGACAATGCCATGCTTGGCTAAGGGATCATAAAGAAAGAGCCTTAGAATTTGAGGAAACTAAGTTCTTATGTCTCTTGTAATGCCCCATATATGTATGTACTTGCAACAATTTTAGTTCAATTGCAGTTTGGGCTTGTAACTTGTAATGTTTTTAACACGAACACTAACAATGAATGACTATGAATTTGAGTTAAGCTGcctgatttttttcttttttattgatCACTTTATTTTGTTTAACAAGTCTAAGTGTATGGCAAAAAAATCAGAGACCAAGGTCCAAGACGCATCAATTATCTTCCAAAATAAAAGCTACACAACCAGCTATCTTTGGCAGTAGGAGATTATCCACTCGTAATGTTGACTGTTGACCCCCATTTTGTACAAAGATTTCTAAGTTCTAATAACACTACAGTCTACAGCCAGGTGTTAAATGGTTTTTCCAGCTGAAAATGGACACAGCTTACTATTTGATCAATCAGCCTATTATGtttaaagtaaataaaataaaggctACAACTTTTTCAGcaacaaaaaacaaaacttaCAACAGCAatctatattaaaaataaaacactctAACTAGCAGATCCGATCCATCTTCTAATCATCTCTTGCTACAATCTTGTACTTTCCAGTTTGTTGTTGCTGCAaacagataaaaaaattaaaataaataaataaaaacccatttagtaaaatctaacattatattcataacataataaaataaaaaaccagACCTTAATCCACAAATCGGTGTGGGGTTTGCAAAAACCGGCAACAATGGCACCCTTCTTCTTCCCTTCTCTGTACTCTAAACAAAGATCTTCATTCAATCCACAGGTCACATGAAAACTCAAAGGGCATTTGGGCTCAGAGCAGTTGATAGCACATCCATTAGTCTGTTTACAGAGATAACATCTCTGCTCCCACCTGCTTTTTGGGACCTTCGAACAATCAATCCCTTCTCGTCCTTCCGGATCATGAAAGAAAACTTCAGGAACGAACAGAGCGCAAACGACATGAGCCCACTTGCCGTCGTTCATCGGCTTCATCGCCCCTCCTTTATTTGGACACAAACAGCaagaaaacgacatgtcgttttgagACCCTTTCGATACCGAGCATTGAGAACAGAACCAATCCCCATCCGGAATACCCTTTACGAGAGGATCGCCATAGCAGGAAGCGTGAACCATTAGATCACATCCATCACATAGAACAATCGGATCAGAAGGATCCCCATCTGTACTCTGGCAAACAGCGCAGATAATGCCATCGTCATCTTCCAGAAAATATCCATCGATTTCAGCTTCTTTCTTTACTGTACTTTCAGAGCCTCCATTTTCGTCATCTTCAATCTCCCACGCGATT is a window from the Cannabis sativa cultivar Pink pepper isolate KNU-18-1 chromosome 1, ASM2916894v1, whole genome shotgun sequence genome containing:
- the LOC115708148 gene encoding uncharacterized protein LOC115708148, whose product is MDSELHGLPPHKRFRLIHQQQKLRDQLIMAAPLSLPAKKRKETRDPPHLLPNSYDVAGDSAYSLPAKKRVCALPPDIFLEKRVSSFDLNAVYNPAFEEEDIVVKYEEDRDVKKAPLFREGEIAWEIEDDENGGSESTVKKEAEIDGYFLEDDDGIICAVCQSTDGDPSDPIVLCDGCDLMVHASCYGDPLVKGIPDGDWFCSQCSVSKGSQNDMSFSCCLCPNKGGAMKPMNDGKWAHVVCALFVPEVFFHDPEGREGIDCSKVPKSRWEQRCYLCKQTNGCAINCSEPKCPLSFHVTCGLNEDLCLEYREGKKKGAIVAGFCKPHTDLWIKQQQTGKYKIVARDD
- the LOC115706617 gene encoding uncharacterized protein LOC115706617, with product MLGDSANRFEWNAEEKCIVSDKNVFDEWVKSHPSAKGLRYKSFPHYDELIVVFAIAKNGATEEGATAKGLPNMVEEIAKDIENDNIEITSNPLDALDGVASASQTSSRSDSSISGKMNRKRFRSEDALVCLLIDAVKQWSKIHAASCESIARLANCFQHHADAADRRMRLFSELKKINGLTNTQRVRVGKLLVQNQAITDYFFSLDDEFKHALLVQLLE